From the genome of Ignavibacteriales bacterium, one region includes:
- a CDS encoding methyltransferase domain-containing protein: MKIDNCLLPGLDRQIEFLISNFKNSAQRILVVGSNSEEMAIELSSHFGTDVELIVEDYDSLMNSKLILESTPKVNVRLMDFEVTDFDDSSFDLIYAQASISLTKRNKIIKELKRLLKPGGFLCVGEVVALRKDYPQFVQDIFDSSDLLPLFVDDVEKYYTERKFNVLVRQNLTHTLRKYYSRSASLMEDSIYDLTSSEKSYHKKILNKLSHESNAYLKLGGDKFIGFVALLLQKEIS; encoded by the coding sequence ATGAAAATAGATAATTGTTTATTACCCGGTTTAGACCGGCAAATTGAATTTTTAATCAGCAATTTTAAAAATTCTGCTCAGCGCATTCTTGTAGTCGGATCGAATAGCGAAGAGATGGCAATTGAACTATCGAGCCATTTTGGAACTGATGTTGAATTGATAGTCGAAGATTACGATTCGTTGATGAACTCAAAACTAATTTTAGAGTCCACGCCAAAAGTGAATGTCCGCTTGATGGATTTTGAAGTGACCGATTTTGATGACTCATCATTCGATCTGATTTATGCGCAAGCTTCAATCTCTTTAACCAAGCGAAACAAAATAATAAAAGAATTGAAGCGTCTATTAAAACCGGGCGGCTTTTTATGCGTCGGCGAAGTTGTGGCGCTAAGAAAAGATTATCCTCAATTTGTTCAAGATATTTTTGATTCCTCCGATCTCCTTCCTTTGTTTGTTGATGATGTCGAAAAATATTATACGGAAAGAAAATTTAACGTCCTTGTCCGCCAGAATTTGACACATACATTGAGAAAATATTACTCCAGGAGCGCCTCGCTTATGGAAGATTCTATTTATGATCTCACAAGTTCGGAAAAGAGCTATCACAAAAAAATTCTCAATAAACTTAGCCATGAATCGAATGCATACTTAAAATTGGGCGGAGATAAATTTATCGGTTTTGTTGCACTACTTCTTCAGAAAGAGATTTCATGA
- a CDS encoding T9SS type A sorting domain-containing protein: protein MKNKYTTLLLVIVSLLFVGWGAVGHKIINIKTVISFPAQMNQFFSWSSILAQHASDADNRKDNDPNESPKHFIDIDEYSEFNSTHTIPQDYYSLTAKYGNTFVMDNGILPWAIIATFDSLKAQFSRKDFNRAQLTAADLGHYVGDSHMPLHITKNYNGQLSGQSGVHSRYESTLIGNYQNLIQYTPDSAKYVTTVRDFVFSYIYENYKCVDSVLSADKSAKSFAGGSTSNSIYYQKLWDLTGNFTIRLFSEASSRLASLIYTAWVDAGSPDPSATKVANTKDLPLNFVLYQNYPNPFNPSTVISYQLSAFSHVQLKVYDMLGREVALLVDKEQEPGNYNSQFSIRHFQLPSGVYFYQLKAGNFIQTKKMILLK from the coding sequence GTGAAAAATAAATATACGACTTTACTGCTGGTTATTGTTTCACTCCTGTTTGTTGGTTGGGGAGCGGTTGGACACAAAATAATTAACATAAAAACTGTTATATCATTTCCCGCGCAGATGAATCAATTCTTCTCTTGGTCGTCTATCCTTGCTCAACATGCATCTGATGCGGACAACAGAAAAGACAACGATCCAAACGAATCACCGAAACATTTCATTGATATTGACGAGTATTCCGAGTTTAACTCTACCCACACAATACCTCAGGATTATTATTCCCTTACAGCAAAATACGGCAACACGTTTGTTATGGATAACGGTATTCTGCCTTGGGCAATTATAGCCACATTCGACTCTTTAAAAGCTCAATTTAGTAGAAAGGACTTTAACAGAGCACAACTTACTGCTGCGGACTTAGGTCATTATGTAGGCGACTCGCATATGCCTCTTCACATTACAAAGAATTATAACGGACAGCTTAGCGGACAGAGCGGAGTTCATTCAAGGTATGAATCAACACTGATTGGCAATTACCAAAATTTGATTCAATACACTCCCGATTCAGCAAAGTATGTTACAACTGTGAGAGATTTTGTCTTCTCTTATATTTATGAAAATTACAAATGTGTTGATTCGGTACTAAGTGCTGATAAATCAGCAAAATCCTTTGCGGGTGGTAGCACAAGTAACAGCATCTATTACCAAAAACTTTGGGACCTAACGGGCAACTTTACGATACGACTTTTTTCAGAAGCTTCGAGCAGGCTTGCATCTCTTATTTATACGGCATGGGTGGATGCTGGGAGTCCCGATCCTTCCGCAACAAAGGTAGCAAACACAAAAGATCTTCCGCTGAACTTTGTCTTGTATCAGAACTACCCCAATCCGTTTAATCCATCTACAGTTATCAGCTATCAGCTTTCAGCTTTCAGCCATGTGCAGTTAAAAGTTTATGATATGCTGGGAAGAGAAGTGGCATTACTTGTTGACAAAGAGCAGGAGCCCGGAAATTACAATTCTCAATTTTCAATTCGTCATTTTCAATTACCTTCCGGTGTTTACTTTTATCAACTAAAAGCAGGCAATTTTATTCAAACGAAGAAAATGATTTTGCTTAAGTAA